A window of the Clostridiales bacterium genome harbors these coding sequences:
- a CDS encoding ABC transporter ATP-binding protein has translation MEILKVKNLTKIYGAQDAKVVALDHVSFSVKKGEFLAIMGPSGSGKSTLLHLIAGLDAPNEGSVFLNGINIFSLKGDEVAKFRRRQIGFVYQFYNLIPILTVEENISLPVLLDKKKVDKQWMAKLLDMLGLTDRKSHLPNQLSGGQQQRAAIGRALFFEPAIVLADEPTGNLDTKNSDDIIALLEKMNKELTQTILLVTHDPKIASRAHRIIRLSDGKIVEDTAN, from the coding sequence ATGGAAATCTTAAAAGTAAAAAATTTAACAAAAATTTATGGCGCCCAAGACGCCAAAGTCGTGGCGCTTGACCATGTTTCTTTTTCTGTTAAAAAAGGCGAGTTTTTGGCCATAATGGGCCCCTCTGGTTCAGGCAAATCAACCCTTTTGCATCTTATAGCGGGGCTGGATGCGCCCAACGAAGGCAGCGTTTTTTTAAACGGCATTAATATTTTTTCCCTAAAAGGCGACGAAGTAGCCAAATTTAGACGAAGGCAAATAGGTTTTGTCTATCAATTTTATAATTTGATTCCGATTTTGACGGTAGAAGAAAATATATCTTTGCCCGTTTTGCTTGACAAGAAAAAAGTAGATAAGCAATGGATGGCAAAACTTCTTGATATGCTGGGTTTGACCGACCGCAAATCCCATCTTCCCAATCAGCTCTCGGGCGGGCAGCAGCAGCGCGCCGCCATAGGCAGAGCGCTGTTTTTTGAGCCCGCTATAGTTTTAGCCGACGAGCCTACGGGCAATTTGGACACAAAAAACAGCGACGATATCATAGCGCTTTTGGAAAAGATGAACAAAGAATTAACCCAGACTATATTGCTGGTTACGCACGACCCCAAAATCGCAAGCAGGGCGCATAGGATTATCAGGCTTTCAGATGGAAAAATAGTAGAGGATACCGCAAATTGA